The Apium graveolens cultivar Ventura chromosome 3, ASM990537v1, whole genome shotgun sequence sequence GATATACAGAAATTGACAGGCCGGCTCGCCGCTCTTCGGCGCTTCATTTCCCGGTCAGTCGAGAAAGCACTTCCCTTCTTCGCCGTGCTTAAAGGGTCAAAGAATTTTGAGTGGGGGCCCGAATGCCAAAAGGCGTTCGAAGAAGTAAAAGAATATTTGACAAAGGCACCACTCTTGATGAGGCCCGATTCAAAGGAAACTCTTCAGCTTTATCTAGCTGTGTCTGACAGAACTCTGGGGGCCGTCCTTGTGAAAAACTATGAAGGTAATCAACATCCTGTGTTCTACGTGTCCCATGTCCTCAAGGACGCAGAGACAAGGTACCCAAACGCCGAAAAATTCGCATATGGGTTGGTTATGGCCTCCCGAAAATTGCGGCATTATTTCCAAGGCCGGACGGTCCAAGTTGTCACCAGCCAACCTCTGAAGAAGATTTTGACTAGGCCCGAAGCCTCTGGGAGAGTCATAGCATGGTCAATCGAACTCGGGGAATTTGATCTCGAATACGTTCCCCGAACGGCAGTTAAGGCCCAGGCTTTGGCCGACTTCATGGGTAAATGCACATTCTCGGGCTCGAAGGATCTTTAACCTTATGAACAACTAATCCGGATCTCAGGAAGGTGGAAGCTTTTTGTAGATGGGCCAGTAGCCGGAAAAAAGTGTGGGGCCGGCTTGATCCTCTCCAGCCCCGAAGGATTTGAGATATGCCAAGCCATAAGGTTCGACTTCCCTTTGACAAATAATGAGGCCAAATATGAGGCCCATTTCGCAGGGATGAAGCTGGCCCGAAGCCTTGAGGAAAAACACCTAAGGGCCTTCAGCGACTCCATGTTGGTCGTGAAACACTTCACAGGGGAATATGAGCAAAGAGATCCCCGAACGAAAGCGTATGCTGCCAAGGTACGTGATGCTTCTTTATCatttgaaacctttgaactaagTCAAATTGGCAGAGAGAACAATTCTAGGGCAGATGCCCTTTTCAGGCTAGCTTCGGCCGAGACACAGAACTTAACTGGTTCTATTTACCTCACTGAAGCCAAGACGCCTTCGATCGAAAAGAAAGAATGTCTTGAAATCCACCAGGGGAGCGACTGGATGACCCCCCTCAGGAACTTTTTGGAGAAAGGCATTCTACCACCCGACCTAAAGGAGGCGCTGCAAATTAAATATAGAGCATCGAACTACACTGTAATCAATGAGCAGATGTATCACCGATCAGTCAGTCAACCCCTTCTGTGCTGTTTGAACAACGAAGAACAGCAACAGGCTCTGGAGGCAGTGCACGAAGGAATTTGCGGCGAGCACCTAGCTGGCCGGTCGCTCGCCTTTAAAATTCTCCAACAGGGATTCTTCTGGCCCACTCTGAGGGCCGATGCCAGCGACTATGCAAAAAGGTATGTACAGTCCCAGCTGTTCGCCACCGTCCCGAAACAGCCCCCAGAAGAAATGACCTCTGTACTAAGCCCTATTCCATTCGCCGTATGGGCCGTGGACATAGTTGGCAT is a genomic window containing:
- the LOC141714471 gene encoding uncharacterized protein LOC141714471: MVNKVFKEQIGRNMEAYMDDMIVKSLFRDHAEDLKECFKTLRKNNTRITPNKCTFRVSSGKFLRYMVSARGIEANPEKIEAVINMEPPKCIRDIQKLTGRLAALRRFISRSVEKALPFFAVLKGSKNFEWGPECQKAFEEVKEYLTKAPLLMRPDSKETLQLYLAVSDRTLGAVLVKNYEGNQHPVFYVSHVLKDAETRYPNAEKFAYGLVMASRKLRHYFQGRTVQVVTSQPLKKILTRPEASGRVIAWSIELGEFDLEYVPRTAVKAQALADFMGRWKLFVDGPVAGKKCGAGLILSSPEGFEICQAIRFDFPLTNNEAKYEAHFAGMKLARSLEEKHLRAFSDSMLVVKHFTGEYEQRDPRTKAYAAKVRDASLSFETFELSQIGRENNSRADALFRLASAETQNLTGSIYLTEAKTPSIEKKECLEIHQGSDWMTPLRNFLEKGILPPDLKEALQIKYRASNYTVINEQMYHRSVSQPLLCCLNNEEQQQALEAVHEGICGEHLAGRSLAFKILQQGFFWPTLRADASDYAKRYVQSQLFATVPKQPPEEMTSVLSPIPFAVWAVDIVGILSTSTKQAKYCIIAID